The uncultured Cohaesibacter sp. genome includes a window with the following:
- a CDS encoding substrate-binding domain-containing protein produces the protein MASIEKSDTRKADEIYSDILKQISVGTWSVGEQLPTERAFAEQFKVSRPTMSRVLNRLRDNGHIRRVVGAGTFLARRTPQMAADKTAIGLFVPGLGRGEIFEPICASIAELSPQHNVTLIWGGLPSSSIGSDEQLTQAAERLIEQGIRGVFFQPIEREQGSLESSRRIAKLFSDAGVKLVLLDADYESFPKRSANDLVEIDNTAASYQLAEHYLDQGAERVDFVWRPYTANTLQPRIRGYHEALIDAGIQPDKIWMHEGDTRDAGFVSDLVEKGAKNIICANDETASQLMSSLEALGLSVPGDVRVAGFDDVKYAHMLRVPLTTVRQPCRSLAEVALKTMIDRIEMPLLPPMVVTLQAELCIRQSSLLPK, from the coding sequence ATGGCATCGATTGAAAAAAGCGACACCCGAAAAGCAGACGAGATCTACTCGGATATTCTGAAGCAGATTTCGGTTGGCACATGGTCAGTGGGTGAGCAGCTGCCGACGGAACGGGCCTTTGCCGAACAGTTCAAGGTTTCTCGTCCGACAATGAGCCGGGTCCTCAATCGTTTGCGTGATAACGGGCATATCCGCCGCGTTGTCGGCGCGGGCACGTTCCTTGCCCGCAGAACACCACAGATGGCAGCCGACAAGACGGCTATTGGTCTGTTCGTGCCGGGCCTCGGTCGTGGCGAAATCTTCGAACCGATCTGCGCAAGCATTGCCGAACTGTCTCCCCAGCATAATGTAACCCTGATCTGGGGTGGCTTGCCCTCGTCCAGCATCGGGTCTGACGAACAACTCACCCAAGCGGCCGAGCGGCTCATCGAGCAGGGCATTCGCGGCGTCTTCTTCCAGCCGATCGAACGCGAACAGGGGTCTCTGGAATCCAGCCGCCGGATCGCAAAGCTGTTCAGTGATGCCGGGGTCAAGCTGGTGTTGCTCGACGCCGACTATGAGAGCTTCCCCAAACGCAGCGCCAACGATCTGGTCGAGATCGACAACACAGCCGCTTCCTATCAACTGGCGGAGCATTATCTCGATCAGGGGGCGGAGCGGGTCGACTTCGTCTGGCGTCCCTACACGGCCAACACGCTGCAGCCGCGCATCCGTGGATATCATGAGGCGCTCATCGACGCTGGCATTCAGCCGGACAAGATCTGGATGCACGAAGGCGACACGCGCGATGCGGGCTTCGTCTCCGACCTCGTCGAGAAGGGGGCGAAAAACATCATCTGCGCCAACGATGAAACCGCCTCGCAATTGATGAGCAGTCTGGAGGCTCTTGGCTTGTCCGTGCCCGGAGATGTGAGAGTTGCCGGCTTTGATGACGTGAAATATGCGCACATGCTGCGCGTTCCACTGACGACCGTACGCCAGCCGTGTCGCTCACTGGCCGAAGTGGCTCTGAAGACAATGATTGACCGCATTGAAATGCCCCTTTTACCGCCAATGGTCGTGACCCTTCAGGCGGAACTGTGCATCCGCCAATCCTCGCTGCTGCCGAAATGA
- a CDS encoding nucleoside triphosphate hydrolase — protein MTKRKDQIAELVGAIRQRFNGQRLIVCLAGAPGSGKSTMAEKLVDALNADQPGLAMLLPMDGYHFDDIVLEQLGRKARKGASDTFDVGGLDSILKRLRDGSEEVVAVPVFDRSIEIARAGARLIPRSTKLIVVEGNYLLLDAEPWRRLRQHFDFSVFIDVPEATLRERLMCRWRDLNYSEQAALEKVDGNDLPNARIVTSQSSEPDLRVSGT, from the coding sequence ATGACGAAGCGCAAGGATCAGATAGCGGAGTTGGTTGGCGCAATAAGGCAACGGTTCAACGGCCAGAGACTGATCGTATGTCTCGCCGGAGCTCCCGGATCGGGCAAGTCGACGATGGCGGAAAAGCTGGTCGATGCCCTCAATGCCGATCAGCCGGGTCTGGCTATGCTCCTGCCGATGGATGGCTATCATTTCGACGACATCGTGCTCGAACAGCTTGGTAGAAAAGCGCGCAAGGGCGCGTCTGACACATTCGACGTCGGCGGGCTCGATTCCATCCTCAAGAGACTGCGCGACGGATCAGAGGAGGTGGTCGCAGTGCCGGTCTTTGACCGCTCGATCGAAATCGCGCGTGCCGGTGCACGGCTGATCCCGCGTTCGACCAAACTGATTGTCGTGGAAGGAAACTACCTCTTGCTTGACGCCGAACCTTGGCGGAGGCTGCGGCAGCATTTCGACTTTTCTGTCTTTATCGATGTGCCGGAAGCCACCCTTCGGGAGAGGCTCATGTGTCGCTGGCGGGACCTCAACTACAGCGAACAAGCGGCACTGGAAAAAGTCGACGGTAATGATCTCCCCAACGCGCGGATCGTGACATCTCAGAGCAGTGAACCTGACCTGCGGGTGAGTGGCACATAG
- a CDS encoding tripartite tricarboxylate transporter permease, producing MLDLLVQGAPLFFTLQSVLLTIMGIVAGLMIGVLPGLGPLMGIVLMLPVAFHLPPISAMGMLVAIYVGGSAGGSISAILLRIPGTPLAAATLFDGYPMAQKGRSQDAIGLSISASALGGLVGGMVLLFFSPILAKFALRFAPPEYAAMALLGLMTIAIVSDGSAIKGMLAGALGLALASVGTDEFTQAYRFTFGNFNLTSGPHLVAVVVGLFALSELFFQIERGGFLEHPKIQKLKVSFRGIRLALSHKINLVRSALIGTFLGAIPGAGGDVSAFISYAVAKRAAGPDAGFGEGAEGGVVATEAANNGCCGGALIPTLSLGIPGDASTAVLLGALYLLGFFPGPELFRYNPDIAGGIFIAYIMGNIALLVLGIVLVPFFGSVLKLQKAWLLPGVLLLSTIGTFALQNSVFDLWVMFTFGVLGYVLRKAHYPLAPILIGMILGPILENNFRRALLISRDGPMIFIERPIAATILAIVAIMLVYVVYDTIRSARRKNQAQKAEDHMEEAVQSFKERQAQSSD from the coding sequence ATGCTTGACCTACTTGTTCAGGGCGCACCGCTCTTCTTCACCCTGCAGTCCGTTCTCCTCACCATCATGGGCATTGTTGCCGGCCTGATGATCGGTGTGCTGCCCGGCCTTGGCCCACTTATGGGCATCGTCCTGATGCTGCCCGTGGCCTTTCACCTGCCTCCTATTTCGGCAATGGGTATGCTGGTCGCGATCTATGTCGGCGGATCGGCTGGCGGCTCCATTTCGGCTATTCTCCTGCGCATTCCGGGCACCCCGCTCGCTGCCGCTACCCTGTTTGACGGCTATCCAATGGCCCAGAAGGGGCGCAGTCAGGATGCCATCGGCCTGTCGATTTCGGCCTCGGCCCTTGGCGGGCTCGTCGGCGGCATGGTTCTCCTGTTTTTCTCGCCGATCCTTGCCAAATTTGCCCTCCGTTTCGCTCCGCCCGAATATGCCGCCATGGCTCTTCTGGGGCTGATGACCATTGCCATCGTCTCGGATGGATCGGCGATCAAGGGCATGCTCGCGGGCGCTCTGGGTCTTGCCCTTGCCTCGGTCGGCACGGACGAATTCACGCAGGCCTATCGCTTCACCTTCGGCAACTTCAACCTCACCAGTGGTCCACATCTGGTGGCCGTTGTGGTGGGTCTATTTGCGCTCTCCGAGCTCTTTTTTCAGATCGAGCGCGGCGGCTTTCTTGAACATCCGAAGATTCAGAAGCTGAAAGTCTCGTTTCGCGGCATTCGGCTGGCTCTCTCGCACAAGATCAACCTTGTCCGCTCGGCATTGATCGGCACCTTCCTTGGTGCTATCCCCGGTGCGGGCGGTGACGTGAGTGCCTTCATTTCCTATGCCGTGGCCAAGCGTGCTGCCGGTCCTGATGCTGGATTTGGCGAAGGCGCGGAAGGCGGGGTCGTGGCAACAGAGGCGGCCAACAACGGCTGTTGCGGCGGCGCCCTGATCCCGACCCTGTCTCTGGGCATTCCCGGAGACGCTTCCACTGCCGTGCTGCTCGGGGCGCTTTATCTTCTGGGCTTCTTCCCCGGCCCGGAACTGTTCCGCTACAATCCCGATATCGCAGGCGGCATCTTCATCGCCTACATCATGGGCAACATCGCGTTGCTCGTGCTCGGCATCGTCCTCGTGCCCTTCTTCGGCTCGGTCCTCAAGCTGCAAAAGGCCTGGCTGTTGCCCGGTGTCCTGTTGCTCTCGACCATCGGCACCTTTGCCCTGCAGAACTCGGTGTTTGATCTGTGGGTCATGTTCACCTTCGGCGTGCTTGGTTATGTGCTTCGCAAGGCGCACTACCCGCTCGCCCCGATCCTCATCGGCATGATCCTTGGCCCGATCCTTGAGAATAATTTCCGCCGGGCACTGCTGATTTCTCGCGATGGTCCTATGATCTTCATCGAGCGCCCCATCGCTGCGACCATTCTGGCGATTGTCGCAATTATGCTGGTCTATGTGGTCTATGACACCATTCGCTCGGCCAGACGGAAGAATCAGGCGCAAAAGGCCGAGGACCATATGGAAGAAGCCGTGCAATCCTTCAAGGAACGTCAGGCACAGAGTTCCGATTGA
- a CDS encoding tripartite tricarboxylate transporter TctB family protein: MSNPKKYAYDWIACLFFLTVPIVMLYQIETSLVEQGVAGGGPMQNAAIFPRIVAWILIGLAGLNVLRVLFGKVSHFSPIDATETTGRALIATAIFIVYLITLPILGYHIMTILLLAVLFRLLGLSVIACVVGAVAASLGVAYVFEGLLNVVLPVGILEIVVFS; encoded by the coding sequence ATGTCGAACCCGAAAAAATATGCCTACGACTGGATTGCATGTTTGTTCTTTCTGACCGTTCCGATCGTCATGCTCTACCAGATCGAAACCTCGCTCGTGGAGCAGGGTGTTGCTGGTGGCGGACCAATGCAGAATGCAGCCATCTTCCCCCGGATCGTCGCGTGGATCCTGATCGGTCTGGCGGGGCTGAATGTCTTGCGGGTCCTGTTTGGCAAGGTGTCCCATTTCTCGCCGATTGATGCCACGGAGACCACCGGGCGCGCGCTCATCGCGACCGCCATCTTCATCGTCTATCTCATCACTTTGCCGATCCTTGGCTATCACATCATGACGATCCTGTTGCTCGCCGTGCTCTTCCGGCTGCTCGGATTATCGGTGATCGCCTGTGTCGTCGGTGCCGTTGCCGCCTCTCTGGGCGTCGCCTATGTGTTCGAAGGGCTGCTCAACGTGGTACTTCCGGTCGGCATCTTAGAAATCGTCGTCTTTTCCTGA